One window of Planktothrix serta PCC 8927 genomic DNA carries:
- a CDS encoding CHASE2 domain-containing protein, which yields MNKLVILNLGKGDLNRGFPSVNAQLFEDSNPIGFQLTGSLPASPELIELNKRWQLLYKLIYESFYPSPCWRGSGSEIDEEIEIEADDITNVSFIEFSHLCHELQLELNSWLKSEPFRKIDQKLRTRLAPTEEIRVILQTEDDCIRRLPWHLWNFLEDYPHAVICLGATDYEPVKRFVKRANQNIRILAILGNSQGIDTQKDRLILEQLPGAETVFLVEPSRRELDRWLWEQEGWDILFFAGHSSTQEDGEIGKFYINQSESLTIAQLKNALRAAIKQGLHLAIFNSCEGLGLLCQLASLHIPQMIVMREPVPDLVAQEFLKHFLFAFSRGESFYLAAREAGERLQGLESEFPCASWLPAICQNPAEQSLVWFQKANNISPISHSILPTRRHWSAIFTTAITVTVGIIGMRSLGVFQSWELQTFDLLMRSRPQEQPDPRLLIVTITEADVRSQPPQERGGASLSDRSLDQLITKLEQFKPRVIGLDIYREIAVKKEYPKLANWMKNSDRFIAICKAGENNLNLGVPSPPEVPIQNLGFSDVVPDPDGILRRHLLAMAPASPCKTDKSFNFQLASRYLADDGIKPKLTSDKNWRIGDIIFKNLDSNSGGYQGIDNLGHQILINWRSSDSVARKVTLTDVLNNKLTQDLVKDRIVLIGTTAESFHDYRDTPYSARYWPHQQMSGVVVQAHLVSQILSAVLDDRPLLWVWPKSLEFLWIGFWSLTGGILAWCNRSLGRWGIAIVTGVSLLSGLCLGLLILGGWVPLVPSALALVMTSGCLLAYRLHSQNF from the coding sequence ATGAATAAATTAGTAATATTAAATCTAGGAAAAGGAGACTTAAATAGAGGATTTCCCTCTGTGAATGCTCAATTATTTGAAGATAGCAATCCTATCGGTTTTCAATTAACCGGAAGTTTACCCGCTTCCCCAGAATTAATAGAACTTAATAAGCGTTGGCAATTACTTTATAAATTAATTTATGAGTCTTTCTATCCCAGTCCTTGTTGGCGTGGAAGTGGAAGTGAAATTGATGAAGAAATTGAAATCGAAGCAGATGATATTACCAATGTTTCCTTTATAGAATTTAGTCATTTATGTCATGAATTACAACTTGAACTCAATTCTTGGCTAAAATCTGAACCCTTTCGCAAAATCGACCAAAAATTACGCACAAGATTAGCACCCACAGAAGAAATTCGAGTAATTTTGCAAACCGAAGATGATTGTATTCGTCGTCTTCCTTGGCATTTATGGAATTTTCTTGAAGATTATCCCCATGCAGTTATCTGTTTAGGTGCAACAGATTATGAACCTGTGAAACGATTCGTTAAACGCGCTAATCAAAATATTAGAATTTTAGCTATTTTGGGAAATAGTCAAGGAATTGATACTCAAAAAGATCGGCTGATATTGGAACAATTACCGGGTGCTGAAACGGTTTTTTTAGTTGAGCCCTCACGTCGAGAGTTAGATCGATGGTTGTGGGAGCAAGAGGGTTGGGATATTCTATTTTTTGCCGGACATAGTTCAACTCAAGAAGATGGAGAAATCGGAAAATTTTATATTAATCAAAGCGAAAGTTTAACCATTGCTCAATTAAAAAATGCGTTAAGAGCCGCGATTAAACAAGGTCTTCATTTAGCGATTTTTAATTCCTGTGAAGGGTTAGGATTACTCTGTCAACTGGCTTCTTTGCACATTCCGCAAATGATTGTAATGCGAGAACCTGTTCCTGATTTAGTGGCTCAAGAATTTTTAAAACATTTTTTATTCGCCTTTTCTAGGGGAGAATCTTTTTATTTAGCAGCACGAGAAGCCGGAGAAAGATTACAGGGTTTAGAAAGTGAATTTCCCTGCGCTAGTTGGTTACCTGCGATTTGCCAAAATCCGGCTGAACAGTCACTGGTTTGGTTTCAAAAAGCTAACAATATTAGTCCTATTTCTCACTCAATTTTACCCACTCGACGCCATTGGTCTGCAATTTTTACAACAGCGATCACTGTAACTGTAGGAATAATTGGAATGCGATCGCTTGGGGTTTTTCAGTCTTGGGAATTACAAACCTTTGATTTATTAATGCGATCGCGACCCCAAGAACAACCCGATCCACGTCTTTTAATTGTTACTATAACAGAAGCCGATGTGCGATCGCAACCACCCCAAGAAAGAGGAGGTGCTTCTTTATCCGATCGGTCTTTAGATCAACTGATAACGAAACTAGAACAATTTAAACCCCGTGTCATTGGTTTAGATATTTATCGAGAAATTGCGGTCAAAAAAGAGTATCCCAAATTAGCAAATTGGATGAAAAATAGCGATCGCTTTATTGCGATTTGCAAAGCGGGTGAAAATAACTTGAATTTGGGTGTACCATCTCCCCCAGAAGTACCCATTCAAAATCTAGGTTTTAGTGATGTTGTCCCCGATCCCGATGGTATTTTACGCCGCCATTTACTGGCAATGGCTCCAGCTTCTCCGTGTAAAACCGATAAATCTTTCAATTTTCAGTTAGCGAGTCGTTATTTAGCAGATGATGGGATTAAACCTAAATTGACTTCGGATAAAAATTGGCGAATTGGTGATATTATCTTCAAAAATTTAGACTCTAATAGTGGCGGTTATCAAGGGATTGATAATTTAGGACATCAAATCTTAATTAACTGGCGTTCTTCTGATTCTGTTGCGCGAAAAGTGACCCTAACTGATGTTTTAAACAATAAATTAACTCAGGATTTAGTTAAAGATCGAATTGTTTTGATCGGGACAACAGCCGAAAGCTTTCACGACTATCGAGATACGCCTTACAGTGCCCGATACTGGCCCCATCAGCAGATGTCGGGGGTGGTGGTTCAAGCCCATCTCGTGAGTCAAATTCTTAGTGCTGTTCTCGATGATAGACCGTTGCTGTGGGTTTGGCCGAAAAGTTTGGAGTTTTTGTGGATCGGTTTTTGGTCGCTCACCGGGGGTATTCTGGCTTGGTGTAACAGGTCGCTGGGACGTTGGGGTATTGCGATCGTGACTGGGGTTAGCCTCTTATCTGGATTATGTCTGGGTTTATTAATCTTGGGGGGTTGGGTTCCCCTGGTTCCGTCCGCTTTGGCTTTGGTGATGACAAGTGGCTGTTTGCTGGCTTACAGGCTTCATTCCCAAAATTTTTAG
- a CDS encoding DUF1822 family protein, translating to MSNDEKMTLSFDDLTAMYPEQIWIELFPEELEKAWKQTEYYYTPTSRWNAYLNYITLSNFINWVKADPDIQDSLKVWLTEENLPSIWEIINGTKLTLGETQFLIIPTDKTNFSEFRIPQEWVDIPNWIAHYYIAVQINSDDHWMRMWGYTTYEKIRKQGKYDPIDRTYILDPEDLIEDLNTMWVARELFPPLPLEVQSLPILSTIEIEAGIQKLSKLTQSSPRLALNFEEWATLISNPETRQQLYQQRLLNSQKKSNSVDHIESQEIKANNLSLWLQNIFEAGWQSFDKLLEIEPQKTAYQFRNNSTFNEFPIKTAKLIDLGMELKGIAVILLVAITLETEKKVAIRVQLHPANGETYLPPYLKLSLLSEAEAILQEVQSRSHDNYIQLKRFKSPVGKSFSIQLSLGNINIKESFVFYPTLSPDNNE from the coding sequence ATGAGTAACGACGAAAAAATGACCCTGAGTTTTGACGATTTAACAGCAATGTATCCTGAACAAATTTGGATAGAACTATTCCCAGAAGAACTAGAAAAAGCTTGGAAGCAAACCGAGTATTATTATACTCCTACTTCCCGTTGGAATGCCTATCTAAATTATATAACACTCTCTAATTTCATCAATTGGGTGAAAGCAGATCCTGATATCCAAGACTCTCTTAAAGTTTGGCTAACCGAAGAAAATTTACCCAGTATTTGGGAAATCATTAACGGGACAAAGTTAACATTAGGTGAAACTCAATTTCTTATAATTCCCACCGATAAAACCAACTTTTCCGAGTTTAGGATACCTCAAGAGTGGGTTGATATTCCTAACTGGATAGCTCACTATTATATAGCGGTTCAAATTAATTCTGATGACCATTGGATGCGGATGTGGGGGTATACAACTTATGAAAAAATTAGGAAGCAGGGAAAATATGACCCAATAGATCGAACTTACATTTTAGATCCAGAAGATTTAATAGAAGACCTGAATACAATGTGGGTCGCTAGAGAATTATTTCCTCCTCTTCCCTTAGAAGTTCAATCTTTACCTATTTTATCAACTATAGAAATAGAAGCAGGAATACAAAAATTAAGTAAACTCACCCAATCTTCTCCTAGACTTGCGCTAAACTTTGAAGAATGGGCGACACTAATTTCTAATCCAGAGACTCGTCAGCAATTGTATCAACAAAGGTTATTAAACTCGCAAAAAAAATCTAACTCAGTTGATCACATTGAGAGTCAGGAAATCAAAGCCAATAATTTAAGTCTATGGTTGCAAAATATCTTTGAAGCGGGTTGGCAATCTTTTGATAAACTATTAGAAATAGAACCACAAAAAACAGCTTATCAATTTAGAAATAATTCTACTTTTAACGAGTTCCCAATTAAAACCGCCAAGCTGATAGACTTAGGAATGGAACTCAAAGGAATTGCTGTTATCCTATTAGTAGCAATTACACTAGAAACTGAAAAAAAAGTAGCAATTCGAGTTCAATTACATCCGGCTAATGGTGAAACTTATTTACCCCCTTATCTGAAATTAAGTTTGCTCTCGGAGGCGGAAGCCATACTTCAAGAAGTTCAATCCAGAAGTCATGATAACTATATTCAACTGAAACGATTTAAGTCTCCTGTCGGAAAAAGTTTTTCGATTCAGCTTTCTTTAGGGAATATTAATATTAAAGAAAGTTTTGTATTTTATCCAACTTTGTCACCGGACAATAATGAATAA
- a CDS encoding DUF928 domain-containing protein has product MNNKLFYLIKLAFIGTLTLLGLLNYPQGGFAKPTPSNSESSDNIQIRFQQQDSDGSGRGRPADREGTGSRGDCPPVDVPLTALVPSRNVGSFVEPYPSLWFYVPYKSSEVTSAEFSLQDEHNNDVYRTNFVLPQNPGIISLNLAGATPLEINKMYQWYVKIYCTEQKLSTPVFIRGWVQRVAIKPELERQLQTATTPRQRIMLYAKNGIWYSALIELAKLRLTYPQDANFNQDWANLLRDVGLENLIQKPIFGEVDR; this is encoded by the coding sequence ATGAACAATAAATTATTCTATCTGATTAAACTCGCCTTTATTGGTACTCTGACATTGTTGGGCTTGCTGAACTATCCCCAAGGAGGATTCGCAAAACCGACCCCATCAAATAGTGAGAGTTCAGATAACATCCAAATTCGCTTTCAACAACAGGACTCCGATGGTTCAGGTCGAGGAAGACCCGCAGATAGAGAAGGAACCGGAAGTCGGGGTGACTGTCCTCCGGTGGATGTACCACTCACCGCTTTAGTTCCTAGTCGGAATGTGGGGTCTTTTGTGGAACCTTATCCTAGTTTATGGTTTTACGTTCCTTATAAATCCAGTGAAGTTACTTCGGCCGAATTTTCCTTACAAGATGAACACAATAATGATGTTTACCGGACTAATTTTGTCTTGCCTCAAAACCCCGGTATTATTAGTTTAAATCTAGCAGGAGCTACCCCGTTAGAAATTAACAAAATGTATCAATGGTATGTCAAAATTTATTGTACTGAACAGAAATTATCAACTCCTGTTTTTATTCGGGGATGGGTACAACGGGTGGCGATAAAACCCGAATTAGAAAGACAGTTACAGACAGCGACTACACCCCGTCAACGGATTATGCTGTATGCTAAAAATGGGATTTGGTATTCAGCTTTAATAGAGTTGGCTAAACTTCGTCTAACTTACCCACAGGATGCTAATTTTAATCAAGATTGGGCTAATTTATTGCGAGATGTAGGTTTAGAAAATTTGATTCAAAAACCCATTTTTGGAGAGGTTGATAGATAA